The Trachemys scripta elegans isolate TJP31775 chromosome 6, CAS_Tse_1.0, whole genome shotgun sequence genome includes a window with the following:
- the SPATA6L gene encoding spermatogenesis associated 6-like protein isoform X1 gives MPLKVVVELQIHAITCPGVFLPEKHDIYLSVCIMGQYKETECLPPIFPLLFHEKMWFEKVFESAVDPAAVTEMLESNVTTFGLIQLVSSVGDSLAFYEENTRDFLFPEPKLTPVYPGVERELLMKTSPSFTGIAPKIEFSTRTTITELPLQYRKQFYQGRNRMRIQRSASVSPRRRSISPAQYKTTKKKDNKICKSLTRLLRSRSPSPNATKHLCQFCKENQQQQSRLSLGSVGYKLDAETRPPFVVRHVDSSNPFGEKSSSQLPYRNPKQNVSSAKNSLEFQLKRALSFDSCEASNSSVKVIREPDEQATSEHDSSSLETDELVNYPGSSPTQGDLTFHRTASFATSPHYRSPSPVRSPSPLQHRLYSNPHFSWEKIHKRVQNLLTSNQAKQRLSFGATDSEIDDVLERRSISLRSSPQDDSLEQRYY, from the exons ATGCCGCTGAAGGTGGTGGTGGAGCTGCAGATCCACGCG ATCACTTGCCCTGGTGTGTTCCTGCCGGAGAAGCATGACATTTACCTCAGTGTCTGCATCATGGGCCAATACAAGGAGACAGAGTGCCTTCCtccaattttccctctcttgtttCATGAGAAGATGTGGTTTGAAAAG GTATTTGAAAGTGCTGTAGACCCTGCTGCTGTAACAGAGATGCTTGAAA GCAATGTAACAACGTTTGGATTAATTCAACTAGTATCTTCAG TGGGGGACAGTCTTGCTTTTTATGAAGAGAATACTCGAGATTTTCTCTTCCCAGAGCCCAAGCTGACTCCTGTGTATCCTGGTGTGGAGAGAGAGTTACTAATGAAAACATCTCCTAGTTTCACA ggaATTGCACCAAAAATAGAATTTTCTACAAGAACAACCATTACTGAGCTTCCACTTCAATATAGAAAGCAGTTTTAT CAGGGCAGAAACAGAATGAGGATACAAAGATCTGCCTCTGTATCACCCAGGCGAAGGAGCATTTCACCAGCACAATATAAGACAACAAAGAAAAAGGATAATAAGATCTGTAAGAGTCTTACAAGGTTATTAAGATCCCGCTCTCCATCTCCAAATGCTACAAAGCACCTGTGTCAGTTCTGCAAAGAAAACCAACAGCAGCAGTCAAGGCTAAGCCTGGGATCTGTTGGGTACAAACTGGATGCTGAAACCAGGCCACCATTTGTTGTTAGACAC GTAGACAGTTCTAACCCATTTGGTGAAAAATCTTCGTCACAGTTACCTTATcgaaatccaaaacaaaatgtgaGCTCAGCAAAGAATTCGCTTGAATTTCAATTGAAACGAG CTTTATCTTTTGATAGCTGTGAAGCATCAAATTCCTCAGTtaag GTTATCAGGGAACCGGATGAACAGGCCACATCTGAACATGATTCATCATCTCTTGAAACAGATGAACTTGTAAATTACCCAGGCAGTTCTCCTACTCAAGGAGATTTGACATTTCACCGCACAGCGTCATTTGCCACCTCCCCACATTACAGATCACCTAGTCCTGTTCGGAGTCCCTCTCCTCTGCAACACAG ATTATACTCCAATCCTCATTTCAGTTGGGAAAAGATCCACAAGAGAGTGCAGAATCTCCTAACCTCAAACCAGGCAAAGCAGAGACTTTCCTTT GGAGCCACTGATTCTGAAATTGATGATGTCCTTGAAAGAAGGTCCATCTCTTTGAGGAGTTCCCCTCAGGATGATTCACTGGAGCAAAGATATTACTAA
- the SPATA6L gene encoding spermatogenesis associated 6-like protein isoform X3, translating into MPLKVVVELQIHAITCPGVFLPEKHDIYLSVCIMGQYKETECLPPIFPLLFHEKMWFEKVFESAVDPAAVTEMLESNVTTFGLIQLVSSVGDSLAFYEENTRDFLFPEPKLTPVYPGVERELLMKTSPSFTGIAPKIEFSTRTTITELPLQYRKQFYQGRNRMRIQRSASVSPRRRSISPAQYKTTKKKDNKICKSLTRLLRSRSPSPNATKHLCQFCKENQQQQSRLSLGSVGYKLDAETRPPFVVRHVDSSNPFGEKSSSQLPYRNPKQNVSSAKNSLEFQLKRALSFDSCEASNSSVKVIREPDEQATSEHDSSSLETDELVNYPGSSPTQGDLTFHRTASFATSPHYRSPSPVRSPSPLQHRLYSNPHFSWEKIHKRVQNLLTSNQAKQRLSFAFSGSH; encoded by the exons ATGCCGCTGAAGGTGGTGGTGGAGCTGCAGATCCACGCG ATCACTTGCCCTGGTGTGTTCCTGCCGGAGAAGCATGACATTTACCTCAGTGTCTGCATCATGGGCCAATACAAGGAGACAGAGTGCCTTCCtccaattttccctctcttgtttCATGAGAAGATGTGGTTTGAAAAG GTATTTGAAAGTGCTGTAGACCCTGCTGCTGTAACAGAGATGCTTGAAA GCAATGTAACAACGTTTGGATTAATTCAACTAGTATCTTCAG TGGGGGACAGTCTTGCTTTTTATGAAGAGAATACTCGAGATTTTCTCTTCCCAGAGCCCAAGCTGACTCCTGTGTATCCTGGTGTGGAGAGAGAGTTACTAATGAAAACATCTCCTAGTTTCACA ggaATTGCACCAAAAATAGAATTTTCTACAAGAACAACCATTACTGAGCTTCCACTTCAATATAGAAAGCAGTTTTAT CAGGGCAGAAACAGAATGAGGATACAAAGATCTGCCTCTGTATCACCCAGGCGAAGGAGCATTTCACCAGCACAATATAAGACAACAAAGAAAAAGGATAATAAGATCTGTAAGAGTCTTACAAGGTTATTAAGATCCCGCTCTCCATCTCCAAATGCTACAAAGCACCTGTGTCAGTTCTGCAAAGAAAACCAACAGCAGCAGTCAAGGCTAAGCCTGGGATCTGTTGGGTACAAACTGGATGCTGAAACCAGGCCACCATTTGTTGTTAGACAC GTAGACAGTTCTAACCCATTTGGTGAAAAATCTTCGTCACAGTTACCTTATcgaaatccaaaacaaaatgtgaGCTCAGCAAAGAATTCGCTTGAATTTCAATTGAAACGAG CTTTATCTTTTGATAGCTGTGAAGCATCAAATTCCTCAGTtaag GTTATCAGGGAACCGGATGAACAGGCCACATCTGAACATGATTCATCATCTCTTGAAACAGATGAACTTGTAAATTACCCAGGCAGTTCTCCTACTCAAGGAGATTTGACATTTCACCGCACAGCGTCATTTGCCACCTCCCCACATTACAGATCACCTAGTCCTGTTCGGAGTCCCTCTCCTCTGCAACACAG ATTATACTCCAATCCTCATTTCAGTTGGGAAAAGATCCACAAGAGAGTGCAGAATCTCCTAACCTCAAACCAGGCAAAGCAGAGACTTTCCTTT GCTTTTTCAGGGAGCCACTGA
- the SPATA6L gene encoding spermatogenesis associated 6-like protein isoform X2, translating into MPLKVVVELQIHAITCPGVFLPEKHDIYLSVCIMGQYKETECLPPIFPLLFHEKMWFEKVFESAVDPAAVTEMLESNVTTFGLIQLVSSVGDSLAFYEENTRDFLFPEPKLTPVYPGVERELLMKTSPSFTGIAPKIEFSTRTTITELPLQYRKQFYGRNRMRIQRSASVSPRRRSISPAQYKTTKKKDNKICKSLTRLLRSRSPSPNATKHLCQFCKENQQQQSRLSLGSVGYKLDAETRPPFVVRHVDSSNPFGEKSSSQLPYRNPKQNVSSAKNSLEFQLKRALSFDSCEASNSSVKVIREPDEQATSEHDSSSLETDELVNYPGSSPTQGDLTFHRTASFATSPHYRSPSPVRSPSPLQHRLYSNPHFSWEKIHKRVQNLLTSNQAKQRLSFGATDSEIDDVLERRSISLRSSPQDDSLEQRYY; encoded by the exons ATGCCGCTGAAGGTGGTGGTGGAGCTGCAGATCCACGCG ATCACTTGCCCTGGTGTGTTCCTGCCGGAGAAGCATGACATTTACCTCAGTGTCTGCATCATGGGCCAATACAAGGAGACAGAGTGCCTTCCtccaattttccctctcttgtttCATGAGAAGATGTGGTTTGAAAAG GTATTTGAAAGTGCTGTAGACCCTGCTGCTGTAACAGAGATGCTTGAAA GCAATGTAACAACGTTTGGATTAATTCAACTAGTATCTTCAG TGGGGGACAGTCTTGCTTTTTATGAAGAGAATACTCGAGATTTTCTCTTCCCAGAGCCCAAGCTGACTCCTGTGTATCCTGGTGTGGAGAGAGAGTTACTAATGAAAACATCTCCTAGTTTCACA ggaATTGCACCAAAAATAGAATTTTCTACAAGAACAACCATTACTGAGCTTCCACTTCAATATAGAAAGCAGTTTTAT GGCAGAAACAGAATGAGGATACAAAGATCTGCCTCTGTATCACCCAGGCGAAGGAGCATTTCACCAGCACAATATAAGACAACAAAGAAAAAGGATAATAAGATCTGTAAGAGTCTTACAAGGTTATTAAGATCCCGCTCTCCATCTCCAAATGCTACAAAGCACCTGTGTCAGTTCTGCAAAGAAAACCAACAGCAGCAGTCAAGGCTAAGCCTGGGATCTGTTGGGTACAAACTGGATGCTGAAACCAGGCCACCATTTGTTGTTAGACAC GTAGACAGTTCTAACCCATTTGGTGAAAAATCTTCGTCACAGTTACCTTATcgaaatccaaaacaaaatgtgaGCTCAGCAAAGAATTCGCTTGAATTTCAATTGAAACGAG CTTTATCTTTTGATAGCTGTGAAGCATCAAATTCCTCAGTtaag GTTATCAGGGAACCGGATGAACAGGCCACATCTGAACATGATTCATCATCTCTTGAAACAGATGAACTTGTAAATTACCCAGGCAGTTCTCCTACTCAAGGAGATTTGACATTTCACCGCACAGCGTCATTTGCCACCTCCCCACATTACAGATCACCTAGTCCTGTTCGGAGTCCCTCTCCTCTGCAACACAG ATTATACTCCAATCCTCATTTCAGTTGGGAAAAGATCCACAAGAGAGTGCAGAATCTCCTAACCTCAAACCAGGCAAAGCAGAGACTTTCCTTT GGAGCCACTGATTCTGAAATTGATGATGTCCTTGAAAGAAGGTCCATCTCTTTGAGGAGTTCCCCTCAGGATGATTCACTGGAGCAAAGATATTACTAA